A DNA window from Candidatus Eremiobacteraceae bacterium contains the following coding sequences:
- a CDS encoding (2Fe-2S)-binding protein, with product MVTLTINGEQHELDVPDEMPLLWVIRDVVGLTGTKFGCGLALCGCCTMHIDGQAMRTCVLPASYAIGKKITTIEGLSPDSSSALQKAWIAEQVPQCGYCQSGQLMAASALLAKNPRPSDADIDQAMTNICRCGTYESIRAAIRRAAASADQALR from the coding sequence ATGGTCACCCTTACGATCAACGGAGAACAGCACGAGCTCGACGTTCCCGACGAGATGCCGCTTCTGTGGGTCATTCGCGACGTTGTGGGATTGACAGGGACAAAGTTCGGTTGCGGTCTGGCGCTGTGTGGATGTTGTACGATGCATATCGACGGTCAGGCGATGCGGACGTGCGTCCTCCCGGCCTCCTACGCAATCGGAAAAAAGATTACCACGATCGAGGGCCTGTCGCCCGATAGCTCGAGCGCCCTGCAGAAGGCGTGGATTGCCGAGCAGGTTCCGCAGTGCGGGTATTGTCAGTCGGGTCAGCTCATGGCAGCGTCGGCGCTGCTCGCCAAGAACCCTCGGCCCAGCGACGCCGACATCGATCAGGCCATGACGAATATCTGCCGCTGCGGCACCTACGAAAGCATTCGTGCCGCGATTCGTCGCGCGGCCGCTAGCGCAGATCAGGCCCTCCGATGA